The DNA segment TAGACCGTCAAATCCAGGTTTGTGCATATCAACTCTCGCAAAAGTGAAACCAATCAAGCCTTATTATGGCATTATGGCAAGCACTTAGCGCTACGCTTCCAGACCTGAGCAGACTTCAGGGTTTACCCTGATAGCGACAGTTTTATTTAGTTTGACCAGCCGGCACAGCCACTATCGCTATACCTTTTTCCTGGGCAAATTTGATCATCTCATCTTTTTCGACAACCAGAGTCTCTTTAGCCTGCACAGCCAGGATACCGCCGAGCTTACCGCTTTCGGGAATCATCGCCTGGAGCGTACTCATGCCCACAGTGGGGGTATCAAAACGCTGATCCTGCCCCTGTTTTGACACTTTGCATACGACTACCGGACCGCGAGCTAACTTAACTGCTCTTTTAATTGCTTCGTCTGTGCCCTCAATGGCTTCCACAGCGAGTATCATGCGGTCTTTGACGACTACAGTTTGACCAATATCCAGACGAGCGATCTCGCGAGCAACGCTCATACCAAAATCAATATCACTGTATTCTTCAGCGCTGGGCTGGCGCTCCGTCAGTACCCCTATCTCGGGAAATAAATGCTGCAAAAACTCACGCTGGGTCAAAACTTTGACACCATTGGCTTCCATCACGCCGCCGACACCTGTTTGAATGGTGTCGTCATTAAAATTAGGTAGCTTGGATAGCTCCTTAACCGCCACCCAATCAAGCTTATGGAGCTGATGCAGTAAATTTATCTTTGGCACTTTGCCAATAAACACTATTGATGGGCAACCTTCTTTTTTGACTATGCCGACATTGCGTCCCAGCTGACCGGGAGCCACGTTGTAGGCCTTATCCACGAGCGGCTCAATGAGACTGAAGGCACTATCACTTAGAGCCAGAGCAACCACACGATAGCCACGCTCTTTGGCTGACTTTGCCAGAATCGCTGGCAATTTACCCTCCCCTGCCACAATGGCCAGAGAAGTTGTAGCGTTTTGAATGGTGGAAGAAGCCATAAATTTCCTGTTTAATAGCTAATTAGCTAGTTTAGAAGCGCAAGAAATGCGGACTTAGTTTATCATGGACTTGGCAGCCAGACAGGATCAGGCGATTGACATTACTATAAGAGTAATTAAACTGGCTAATATCCCATACAAATGGGCTTCGAGGTGAGAAACACAAATGGGTAAGATATCGACAATATGGCTAAACAAGGCGCTATTGCTCGCTTTTACCTGTGTTGCACTTTGCCCTGTGACAGTATCTTCAGCATCAGCACAAACCTTTATGAAAGGTCGCAAAGAAGATTTGCCCGATGCCAGTGGTTTTTATATGTCCAGACGGCAGTATCAAATAATTGATGATGGTCCGGTAGTGCGTAATTCGCAAGGGCAGGTTGTGCCAGCCAACCAGGCCGGCTTTACCAGTAATGTCGGAGCCGGCAGGGCGCCATTGCAGAGAGCGGGCTTTATGCCTTATAGCTCAGGACTACCTCAATACAACCAACAAAATTTGCCCAAAGTAAACAACGGCGTGCCAGATCAACCAGCGCCTGTCTTTGGCAGCGGCGGTCCTTCTGCCCTCAGCGCCCGTGCTAACTCTTACAAAGGCTCCAAAAAGAGCAGCAAAGGCGGTGGTAGCGGTAGTGGTGGCAGTCAGGCCGGTAAACCAAAACCGAACACAGTGAGTGCCTACAACACTTATAAAGGTTACAGTCCGGCAAACCCAACTTCCAACGCCGAAAAATTGAGTACGTCGGGTGGCAGCGGGGCAGGAGTCTCGGCCAGCACCAGCACTTCTACGAGTGTCAAAGGCAGTGTTTGGCACTGGAATAAAAAAGGCCAATAAAAGATTTTTGTCTGCTGATACGGACTTTTTAACAATTTTGGACGATAAAAACGCCTGAAATTTTGCCTCAGGTGCCCAAAACGCCCAAATATGGCAATCCAGGCAACAAATCGGCGCTTGACAATTACCCGATTAAGTGGAGAATCATTAAGGACACTTGTCCTAGTTGTCACTTTCTCGACAAACTATCAAAACGGCATCCTTTACTAATTACCCCGCATATTTCTTTCAGGAGGCTTGGCTTTATGTCAGCAAACTCTTTTAATGCCGTGCAGCCAAATTTTGTCATGCTTGGTTCTCCCGATGTTTACGCCCAAAGCAATCGCATCAACAAAGCAATCGAAACAGCAAAATCAGCTGCCAATCTGTGTTTAACATACCAAAACCCGCACAGCCAAAGAGCAATTCGCGATGTTGAAATGTTCCTCAATGAAAACTGCCCCCGCAACTTTATCTCGCTGGCTCTCGGTATCTTCAATCAAGAATGTCGTGGCATAGTTAAGGCCTTTCGCATTGCCTGCGCCGAGCAACCGATCAGACTTGTTGCTGCCGGTCCTGAAGGCGAGTAATTTTTGCTCACTGCCCACTATTTACTAGTTACATTTCCAATTGAGACAAGACAATATGCCACTGCCAGTAGTGCATTGGCGGATTCTACCCTGCCAGGACAAAAAATCCTGACAGGGCAGCCCGCCTCTTGAAAAGACTGCGGGTCTAAATGAGTAACAGCAAGTTACCAAATTACAGCAGAACTCTTTTAGTTTTTTAGCCCCATGGTAAGATGGAATTCTTGTACGTGCCCGTAGCTCAGCTGGATAGAGCGCATGGCTACGAACCATGAGGTCGGGAGTTCGAATCTCTCCGGGCACGATTAAACAGAGCTTAGCTCTCAAGCATTTTCGCCGTACTCGCAAGAGGCGGCGTTTTTGTTATTTAGGCCAGCGGTTTACTCTGACAAGACCCTTTGCAATGTCAAAAAGCAGCCGTTGTCATCAGGATGGACTGAGCTAAAACTTTTTGCCAGATTCTCAAAATGCCCCCAAAACAAATTCGCTCTATCAAGTGACTGCAGATCAATCAGTCATTTCTGTAGTCAGCCATTTTTGTAGTCAGATATCCTTTAAATACGACACCATATTCGATACCAGCAAGCTGACTCAAACAGCCCGGACGGCGCAAAAAACAATCAAACAAAAGAGCCAGCTCTGTTAGCCGGCTCCTTTGACGTTTAGATCACATTGTCCAATGGAGTTATTCAGCCTGTGCATTAAATTCAGCGCGAGTAGGACCTTCACTGGCTTTGGACTGCACATCAAAATTGTTTTGTTCTGATTGCTCATTTCGTGGTGCCGATTGTGAATCAGCCTTTGTCTTACTTTTGCGGCCATGACTGGCCAGCCCGCCTTTGCGACCGGCTTCCGCAGCTTCCTTTGAATCGAATTCATGAGCATTACCGGAGGCATGGGCGGCTTTGCCACCAAGGCTGGCGATGCGTCTTTGCTTTTCTTGATCCATTGAGGCAAAACCGCGCGCCGATGTAGTACGAGGGGTATTTTGAGGGTTATTTGCTTGATTTTGCATTTTTATAATCCTATATAGCTTTCATAGCAGGTCCGATTGCTCACTTTGACTCTGCGAAACGCTCTCGGTTCCACAAAAAAAACCTGGCAACGACGCAATTCGAGCCTACTGGGCAATTAGAGAGATTGAAGTTTTTTATTCTTAAAATGCAAAAATGGTGCTTGTCTTTTTGGTTTGTCCATATCTCACGACAAGCTCATCCGCAGAGACACTGTACCGGTGCACCATAGCGCCAACAGGCAGCTAAATATTATGAGTTAGCTTTTGCCAGGACGGATGTAAAGCAATTTGTGAGAGCCCCTCATTTAATAGGCTAATACCAGGCTCTTTTTTAAACCAGGTCGATGCACCAGAAGGATGCGGCAGCGGTATTACATCACAGCACTGGTCAAAGAGAGTCTTGTTAAAAGTCTTACCAATGACGTCCACGAGCTGCACCTTGCCAAAGATCTGCTCAATAGCCAGCTTACCTACGGGAATGACCAGCTTTGGCTGCAAGATAGCAAATTCTCGCGCCATCCAATTGGCACAATTGGCGATTTCTTGCGGGTTTGGCACCCTATCGCCCCCGCTCACTGCTTTGCCAGGAAAACAACGACACACAGCAGCCATATAAGTGAGAGCGCGAAATTGCTCCTCGTCTAAGCCGATGGTGCCAAACCACTTAAACAAAGTCTTGCCAGCCGTCCAGGCAAAAGGCTTGCCAAAGCGTCCTTCGTGAGGACCTGGAGCCTGACCAATTAAATAGACCGCTGAAAGTACAGGTTGGGGAGTGACAACTGGTCCTATCATCAAAGGGCAGGCAGCGCAGCGCTTTAGTTCTTCCAGATGATTACTGATAGCAATTTGGCTTAAATTCATAGCCATATTATCGCCGCGACCAGCTCACTTAGACTATTTGTCCTCAAAAACTTTACTGAGCCGTTGAGCGTGATAGCAAGCTGGCACCACCACTACATCCTATCGGAATGGCATCGGCTGTGCAGAAACCACTTAACCAAAAGCCTTGCGACAAAATCAGCGGCACGAGGTGCTCCCGAAGTACCGCACCGTTGCCTATTCAATCAGCCAAACGCACAACAGTAACAGTACACTTGGCTTGTGCCAAAACAGCCAGCGAAACACTACCCAAGAAGAATCGCGAAACGCCTCTTCTGCCATGAGAGCCCATCACAATCATATTGGCCTTCCATTGATCGGCCGCTTCTAAAATTGCGTGCTGCGGTTGACCAATCGTGACAGAAACTTCCACCGGCAGGGCAGCGCCAACAGCCGACTGCAATTCGTGCCGAAGTTTTTCCATTAACTCTGCGCCGCTTTTAGTGCGTTCCTCAAGTATTTGATTATCAAGACCAACACCATAAATTGCCGTGATGCTATCACCGACCAGAGCGGGCTCAACGACATGCAAAAGCTTGAACATGGTGCCAGGCTTCCAGCTATGGCTCGCCACATATTCAACAATGGCTTTACCAAACTTGGAGTCTTCAACAGCTAGCAATACTCTCATAGAGTCCTCTTCTGCAAAACGCTTACATGTAGAGCATGGCAGATAAAAAGCCTCCTGTTATCATCCCCCCGAAGTATTTAGAATTCAAAGCACATCTGTCGTATCATGTTGATGTCGAATTTTCGGGTCAAACTATTGAAAATCAAAAGATTAATGACAGGTTTAATGGCGATAGCTTTTGCTACAGCTTGCTTGCCTGGTTTTGCCCTAGACACTTCAACTGAACCATTGAGTCTCAAACAATTTACTGAGCTTCTTCCCAAGACATTCAAACCTAAAAACGATTCTCCACGAGGCTTTTGTACCTGGGCTCTAGAGCCAGAAGCAAAAGAAAATGAGCGACTAGAAATCTATAACAGTTCACAGAATCCAGCTTTTGACAACGAGACAAAAGCAGTATTACAAGTCTTGCTAAACAATCACAGAATTGCTCCGGACTCACACTGGCATATACGTTTTACCAATGACGGCAAGATATCAGCCACAGCTGGTGATAACCAGATAAGTTATGAGCCCTTTATTAAAAAGATGCAGCAAACCATCAAAAAAAATTGGTCGCCACCAAAACAGACACAAAACAAACTGGCAAAAGTACGTTTTAAAATCAAATTTGACGGCACTATCAGCAATATCAAACTAGTGACATTGTCAGATAACGAAGAATACGACAAAGCAGCACTGGCAGCAATTGTCGCTATGGGCAAGCTAGATCCACTGCCCGATGGAGCACCAGATGCGGTGGACATCGAATTTGATTTTGCCTATAACATCAACTCACCGCCCCCACTCAAACCGTCAGGTCCAGCTAAAAGCGCCCTGATTGAGGCACTCTGGCAAGCGTCAATCAATAACCAGATGCAAAAGGTCAAAGAAGAAAACAAAGACCTGACACCAGTAATCACTCCCAAAGCGAAAGCCAAATAATCTAGCTATCGCGGCCAATCATATGAAACAAACCCAATAGTCGCCATATTGATGGATTATCGAGAATATCTCGCGAAATCCCTAGACTCTCCAGCTGCCATTGTGAAGGAAATCCAGCGACCAGTGCCCGTCTCAAATCCTGGTAACGCATATTATCGTCTGACTCTTGCTGCTCCAAAAATTCAGCCAGACTCTGAGCACTGTCAATTTCTCTCAAACTCTCAGAATTAACGCTCACATGGGGCGCAAAAATCATAGCAAACAAAAAATCACTAAAACTCCAGATATCAGGCACATCTTCTGTTGAATTCAACACGGGCACTTCAGCTATAGTGCCGCCTTCTAGTTTTAGCTTGAGGGCAAAGCGACCGTCATAACCCTCAGCACTCTGGACAAACCGTATCTGCCTATAACTAATTACATTCCACTCTCCGTTTACAAGCCAGTGCAAACCAGAAGTAGTAATCAATATGGCATTGTCCGGTGCATTGACATAAACGCCTAATAGCGAAGAGCCAAGTTGTGGCAGCATATCCTGCATCCCAGAAGCAGCAAAATTGTCGCGCGAAATATAGCTATAAAGGTTGGTCAACTTTGAAAGAGCTGCCGAATTATTGATCATGACTTCCTACTTTGCTACAGTGCTGAGATGATTTCTTTAGCGCTACTTTTATATTGGTAATTAGATGACAGAGTTTAACACTTCTTTTAAACGCGCTGGCGCTCTGGCTTTGCTTGTCAGTCTCAGTATGAGCTTAATGATGCCTCAAGGGCTAGCTCAAACTGCTATTCAGCAACCACAAGCAGACCCCTTTGAAATCAAAGCAGCTATACCCAACCATCCCAGATTGGTTTTAAAACTGGGCAATCAGTTTACTGTCTATGATCAAAGTGGTCTTATGCCAAAAGGCAGCAACTATGGCTGTGGACTTTACAAAGACGACACACGTTATCTGAGCCAGTGGGACATCCTGATAGACCAGCAACCACTGACTTTATTGTCAGCCAATACGCTGGATGGTTATGCTGCGCGGTTTATTTATGGCAACAAAGCAGCACAAAATGATGGCACACCAAAAGCAACACAAGCACTGGATCAAACACTGGTGCTGGAGCGCAATATTGTCGTAGGAGAGTGCTTAAGAGAGCGTCTCACTTTGACTAACTATGGCATTGTGCCTGTCGAAACAACACTCAAAATCAGCTTTGCATCAGACTTTGCCGATATGTTTGAAGTGCGTGGTCAGTCGCGCAAAAAACGAGGCAAGTGGCAGGGTGTAAAAGCAATCAAGACAGATGACAATGCCGCTATTGCCGCAATCAGCTATCAGGGACTAGATCAAATCGAGCGCAAAAGTTATATCGGCTTTGCCGGCGTCAAGCCAGACAACCTGGACGCCAGCACTGCTACTTTTAAGCTAAAGCTAGCACCACGGCAAAACGCTGTAATTGAATGTGCAGTTAGCGCCACCGAAGGTGATGGCACGACTCCGCCTCGATTATTTGGCAACCAGGACCTTACCTATATTGGTCAAAAAACAAAAGCAGATAGTAGCTATAAACAATGGCGAGAAGCTGGAGCGAGCTTTAGTACTGACAATCAACAATTTAATCAGCTACTTGAGCGAAGCTTTAGAGATCTATTTATATTGCGTCAAAAAACACCTCAAGGCAATTGTCTGGCTGCCGGTATACCGTGGTTTGCTGTAGCTTTTGGCCGCGACCAGGAAATTACCGGACTAGAAACACTGGTAGCACTGCCAGATACGACTAAAGAAATCCTCCAGACACTGGCAAAATACCAGGGGCAAAAAACAGACTCCTTTACCGAAGAAAGCCCCGGACGCATCATGCACGAGCTGAGACTGGGTGAGATGGCGCACTTAAAAGAGATCCCATTTATACCTTATTACGGCACTATTGATGCCACACCACTGTTTTTGTGTTTGCTCAATCGTTATGTACAAAACACTGGCGACTTGGATTTAGCTAAAAAGCTCTGGCCAAATGTTGAGCTGGCGCTAACTTATATAGACAGCGAACTGGGCTCACAAAAATATCTTAGCTATGGCAAATTCAAAGGAGCATTGAGTAACCAGGGCTGGAAAGATTCATCTGATTCGGTGATGTATAGCAATGGACTACTGGCAAAACCACCAATCGCCCTGTGCGAAGTGCAAGGTTATCTTTATCAAGCCTGGTCCAAAACAGCAGCTCTGGCTGAGACACTGGGCAAAAAAGAACTTGCCGCCAAACTCTACAGCAAAGCAAAATTGCTCAAAGAAAATTTCCAAAGAGACTACTGGCTCAAAGACAAAAACTATCTGGCACTGGCTCTCGATGGACAAGACAATCAGTGTGACGTCGTATCAAGTAATCCAGGACATGTACTGGCCACGGGCATTTTATCCCGGGAGCAAGGACAGAGAGTAGCTCAAGTACTCAATAGCAGTGCCATGCAATCAGGCTATGGTATCCGCACACTGGCTCAAAGCGAAAAATCATACAACCCAATTAGCTACCACAATGGCTCTATCTGGCCTCACGATAACGCCCTGGCAGTCGAAGGTCTGGTCTATACCGGTTACAAAATGGAAGCGGCAAAAGTGTCCAGCAATATCCTCGATGTCGCAATAAAACAGCCAGACATGCGACTACCAGAGTTATTTTGCGGCTTTGACAAAGGTGATAGCCAGAGGCCAGTCTGGTATCCAGTGTCATGCTCACCGCAAGCCTGGGCCAGTGGCACTCCACTATTTATGCTGACCAATCTACTGGGACTACAAATAGATGGCGCCAAAAACACAATCAAAATAGTCAAACCTGTTTTGCCGCAGGGTGTAAATACTGTGACTATAAAAGGTCTAAAAGTTGGCTCAGGCAAAATCGCTCTCTCAATTACACCAGGTGCCAGAGAACCGGTCAAAGTCTTGAGTCAATCAAAAACAGTAAAGGTGGACTTGAGTGCAATCAAATAGGTTATTTGAGACGACTGAGCCGGGTTAGCTCTCGATCAAAAGTAGAGGCAAACTGCCGTTTTTCTTTTTCACCAAAGGGGGCAGGTCCCCCGGTAACGGCTCCATTGTCACGCAAGGATGTCATCAAATCACGCACAGAAAGACGATCGCCAATATTGTCCTGGTCAAATAATGTGCCCCGCGGATCTATAACCACTACGCCTCTAGGGACAAGACTGGCTGCCAGAGGGATGTCCTGCGAAATAACCAGGTCATTTTGAGTAGCATGCTCGACAATATAAGCATCAGCCACATCAGGTCCCATCGGTACCACCACCGAAGCGACTAAATCCGATACGGGAAGAGCGAGCGCTTTATTGGCAACAAAGACAATTGATATCTTTAGCCGGAGAGCAGCTTTAATCGCCACATCCTTAACTGCCTGCGGGCAGGCATCGGCATCTACCCAGATCATCATCGGTCGGTCCACCATCATTAAGAGCGTCACATAATATATAGGATGCCCATCTTTTGACATCCCACAGCTACTATGGCATACTGGTCCTATCCTTTTTCAGGGATAAAGTCAAGCACATATTGAGTACATTTTTGAATAGTTTTTCAGAGCTTGGATTGTCCAAGCAAGTCATAGCCGCCCTGAGCGAATGCGGTTACACCGAACCCACAGAAATTCAGGCAAATACAGCAGAAGTAATCCTGGGTGGACGCGACCTGATGGCATCCGCACAAACCGGGTCCGGTAAAACAGCAGCCTTTGCTCTACCTGTAATCGAATGCCTCGATGAACCAGGTAAGAGCCCTCGTTGTCTTGTCTTAGCGCCAACAAGAGAACTCGCTATACAGGTAGAAGCCGAGTTTAAACGCTTCAGTAAATACAAAGAATTGAACACTGTCACTGTCTATGGTGGCACAGGCTTTGCCGGTCAGATTGCCGCGCTACGCCGGCCGGTGGATGTAATTGTCGCTACACCTGGTAGACTTCTGGATTGCATTGAGCACCGTTATGTCGATTTATCGCAAGTTGAAATTCTAATTCTCGATGAAGCCGATAGATTGCTCGATTTAGGGTTTATGCCGCAACTACGCCGCATTATTTCCAAATTGCCAGTTGAGCGCCAGACTTTGATGTTTTCAGCCACCCTCGAAGGCAAAGTAGCAATAATCGCCCAGGAATACATGCTGGATCCGGTCACAGTAAGAGTCAACCAAGAAAGACTCGACGTAGACTCAATCGATCAGCAATTTCTGCCAATCAAAGAGTTTGACAAAGATGACCTTCTGGTCAAACTGATTCGTGAGTCAGAAATGGAATCTGTACTTATATTTACCGGCACTAAGCGTAAAGCTGGTTGGGTCAAAGATCGACTGCGTGACGCCGGCATCAAAGCAGAAGAAATCCACTCAGATATAAGCCAGGCCAAAAGAGAAAGCACGCTCAAGCGTTACCGCTCTGGCGCCTTTAACGTCCTTGTTGCTACAGACGTTGCCGCTCGTGGACTAGACATACCAGCAATCAGCCATGTAATCAATTACGACTTACCGGAGCTGCCTGAGGACTATATTCACAGAATCGGTCGTACCGGGCGAGCAGGACGTTCGGGCACAGCCATGAGTTTTGTCTCGGAAGAACAACGGCATCTACTTAGCGGTATTGAAAAAATCACCGGTATTAAGAGCGAACAACCCAAAGTTGTGGCTAAAAAGACCTCAGTCAGACGCTTTCGTCCCAAATTTAGACGCTAGTAAAAGCTGTCTTTTAAATCTTGACCTAAAAAACCTGCCTGCCTGGTATAACCACTCAGGAGCGCTTATGTCAAAACAAAATACAATACTTTTAGCTTTAGCCACACTCTCTATTTGTGGGGTGATATTGGCTTTGAGTATCCGGCACAATACCAGTCCAACAGTTACCATATGGAGCTGGGATTATCCAGACGATCTGCGCTTTATCAAAGCAGAAGACCACATAAATGTGGCGTATTATGCCGGTACTATTTATATGCGCCAG comes from the Candidatus Obscuribacter sp. genome and includes:
- the lpxI gene encoding UDP-2,3-diacylglucosamine diphosphatase LpxI (LpxI, functionally equivalent to LpxH, replaces it in LPS biosynthesis in a minority of bacteria.) encodes the protein MASSTIQNATTSLAIVAGEGKLPAILAKSAKERGYRVVALALSDSAFSLIEPLVDKAYNVAPGQLGRNVGIVKKEGCPSIVFIGKVPKINLLHQLHKLDWVAVKELSKLPNFNDDTIQTGVGGVMEANGVKVLTQREFLQHLFPEIGVLTERQPSAEEYSDIDFGMSVAREIARLDIGQTVVVKDRMILAVEAIEGTDEAIKRAVKLARGPVVVCKVSKQGQDQRFDTPTVGMSTLQAMIPESGKLGGILAVQAKETLVVEKDEMIKFAQEKGIAIVAVPAGQTK
- a CDS encoding stress protein, with amino-acid sequence MQNQANNPQNTPRTTSARGFASMDQEKQRRIASLGGKAAHASGNAHEFDSKEAAEAGRKGGLASHGRKSKTKADSQSAPRNEQSEQNNFDVQSKASEGPTRAEFNAQAE
- a CDS encoding uracil-DNA glycosylase translates to MIGPVVTPQPVLSAVYLIGQAPGPHEGRFGKPFAWTAGKTLFKWFGTIGLDEEQFRALTYMAAVCRCFPGKAVSGGDRVPNPQEIANCANWMAREFAILQPKLVIPVGKLAIEQIFGKVQLVDVIGKTFNKTLFDQCCDVIPLPHPSGASTWFKKEPGISLLNEGLSQIALHPSWQKLTHNI
- a CDS encoding universal stress protein, which encodes MRVLLAVEDSKFGKAIVEYVASHSWKPGTMFKLLHVVEPALVGDSITAIYGVGLDNQILEERTKSGAELMEKLRHELQSAVGAALPVEVSVTIGQPQHAILEAADQWKANMIVMGSHGRRGVSRFFLGSVSLAVLAQAKCTVTVVRLAD
- a CDS encoding TonB C-terminal domain-containing protein, which translates into the protein MAIAFATACLPGFALDTSTEPLSLKQFTELLPKTFKPKNDSPRGFCTWALEPEAKENERLEIYNSSQNPAFDNETKAVLQVLLNNHRIAPDSHWHIRFTNDGKISATAGDNQISYEPFIKKMQQTIKKNWSPPKQTQNKLAKVRFKIKFDGTISNIKLVTLSDNEEYDKAALAAIVAMGKLDPLPDGAPDAVDIEFDFAYNINSPPPLKPSGPAKSALIEALWQASINNQMQKVKEENKDLTPVITPKAKAK
- a CDS encoding amylo-alpha-1,6-glucosidase — its product is MTEFNTSFKRAGALALLVSLSMSLMMPQGLAQTAIQQPQADPFEIKAAIPNHPRLVLKLGNQFTVYDQSGLMPKGSNYGCGLYKDDTRYLSQWDILIDQQPLTLLSANTLDGYAARFIYGNKAAQNDGTPKATQALDQTLVLERNIVVGECLRERLTLTNYGIVPVETTLKISFASDFADMFEVRGQSRKKRGKWQGVKAIKTDDNAAIAAISYQGLDQIERKSYIGFAGVKPDNLDASTATFKLKLAPRQNAVIECAVSATEGDGTTPPRLFGNQDLTYIGQKTKADSSYKQWREAGASFSTDNQQFNQLLERSFRDLFILRQKTPQGNCLAAGIPWFAVAFGRDQEITGLETLVALPDTTKEILQTLAKYQGQKTDSFTEESPGRIMHELRLGEMAHLKEIPFIPYYGTIDATPLFLCLLNRYVQNTGDLDLAKKLWPNVELALTYIDSELGSQKYLSYGKFKGALSNQGWKDSSDSVMYSNGLLAKPPIALCEVQGYLYQAWSKTAALAETLGKKELAAKLYSKAKLLKENFQRDYWLKDKNYLALALDGQDNQCDVVSSNPGHVLATGILSREQGQRVAQVLNSSAMQSGYGIRTLAQSEKSYNPISYHNGSIWPHDNALAVEGLVYTGYKMEAAKVSSNILDVAIKQPDMRLPELFCGFDKGDSQRPVWYPVSCSPQAWASGTPLFMLTNLLGLQIDGAKNTIKIVKPVLPQGVNTVTIKGLKVGSGKIALSITPGAREPVKVLSQSKTVKVDLSAIK
- a CDS encoding YaiI/YqxD family protein, which gives rise to MMIWVDADACPQAVKDVAIKAALRLKISIVFVANKALALPVSDLVASVVVPMGPDVADAYIVEHATQNDLVISQDIPLAASLVPRGVVVIDPRGTLFDQDNIGDRLSVRDLMTSLRDNGAVTGGPAPFGEKEKRQFASTFDRELTRLSRLK
- a CDS encoding DEAD/DEAH box helicase is translated as MNSFSELGLSKQVIAALSECGYTEPTEIQANTAEVILGGRDLMASAQTGSGKTAAFALPVIECLDEPGKSPRCLVLAPTRELAIQVEAEFKRFSKYKELNTVTVYGGTGFAGQIAALRRPVDVIVATPGRLLDCIEHRYVDLSQVEILILDEADRLLDLGFMPQLRRIISKLPVERQTLMFSATLEGKVAIIAQEYMLDPVTVRVNQERLDVDSIDQQFLPIKEFDKDDLLVKLIRESEMESVLIFTGTKRKAGWVKDRLRDAGIKAEEIHSDISQAKRESTLKRYRSGAFNVLVATDVAARGLDIPAISHVINYDLPELPEDYIHRIGRTGRAGRSGTAMSFVSEEQRHLLSGIEKITGIKSEQPKVVAKKTSVRRFRPKFRR